In the Arachis ipaensis cultivar K30076 chromosome B04, Araip1.1, whole genome shotgun sequence genome, GTAACAGAGATTAACAAGGaaaccttttactttgtgaatgTGGATGTGCTTTATCAACTTAGCAATCTTTCTTTCATtccaatttatatttatatttgtaCACAATATTCCTCGTTGTGACAAAATGCAAATGAAACTTAATACCCTGTAGTCCgacaatcaaataaaataaacacaGAAGAAAAGCACACAAAAATTAAACTTGGGCTTTCTTACCTGGCTGTTGATGGAATCTAAATATCAAGCAATAACATTAGTAGTAGTACACACAAAAACATTAAAGCAACTCCTCAATATCCGCATAATTATTTTACAATGAACCAACAAATTAAACAAACAACATCGTAATGAAACTACATATCCAAGGAATGATATTAAACGGGAGTCAAGACACACAGAAAAACAAAGGTCAAAGGATGCGAGGGTCGTTGCAATATCGAATCTGAGGCATTGCTCCTCCGTCTACCTTCCATCTACCATATTGTTGAACGTCAGTCAGATGTAGTACTTGAAGCTGTGGGAAGTCACCAGCTACGCAATTAACATCGCCAATTATGCCTCCGCGAAAGAGTTTCAAGGTTCGCAGGTTGGCTAGCTGTCCCAGGGTCTTTATCATTCTTGCATCCAGTGGAGGAAAGTATCCTATGGTAATCTTGGTAAGACTTGTAGGATACGCATCCCGATCTAATGGAAGCTTCGCAATGCCAAGTAGCTTTAGCGTTCGGAGTTTGTTTAGGCACCGCAAACTGTTCTCTAACAATTCTTTTTCTGGTGGCTCTGGCAGCTCTGTCACCTCTCGACACAAAGTTAATTTTGTCAAGTTGGGGAACATGCCCTTGCTTAGGACGCTTGCTGTTCTTGCATTAAGATAGATGCTACGCAGTGTTTGAAGATTCTTCACCTTTGTTTCTCCAATTTTCATCCTCGATATTGATGCTCCTACAGACAATTTTTCTGTTAATACGTAAACATCAATGTCTAAATACACATGCCTGAGTGACTTGAGCTTCCATATTTTGTTTGGTAGAGTAATAGGCTTTTCAATCCCTAAGTATAGGGTTTCTAGATTCGAAAGGTTGCATAGAGAAGCTAAAACATCATTTCCAATTCTTACAGAAGATGCTCTGACTTTCAAAAACCTTAGATGGATCAATGTCTTCAATCCACGAGGTGATAAACATAGCACCACTCTGTTCATGTCCAATACACGAGCCAACTTGAAGCCTTTCTTTATCTGTTTCCACCCTTCTGATTCATTCTCCCAGAAAGTGCTTTCACCAAACAGAAGCAGAGAGCGTGCAGATGATTGGTTATCTTCGGTTAGCCTCAGTTCTCCTCTATACTGGAGAGACATCCTACGAGAATTACACTTGATAGCATCCAAATTTGTGCACACTTCCATAAATTTATTTTCCCTACTCTCTGAAATGCATAGGTCACGAAGAAGATCATGGACTCGACATGTCTTCACACCCCCATCAGTCCTC is a window encoding:
- the LOC107637445 gene encoding disease resistance protein RPP13-like — encoded protein: MGNKELAEDSLIARRRDVEEEEVVGLVHDSNEVISQLERGDWSRRVVCILGMGGLGKTTLARKIYNGDKIKSMFRCCVWGFVSNDYRAQELLMSLLKLLDLPAEEYKDLTDQAKMKRKVRERMSGKKYLVVLDDIWNTQVWDDLQGAFPDDNNGSRILITTRVKDISHYTRATFTYELPFLNESQSWELFCKKVFCKEKCPHELEPLGREMTKACKGLPLAIIVLAGMVAKKERSPREWIKINNHVSWYLAQEEEYRIVTNILKLSYDDLPQALKPCFLYLGVYPEDYEIHVRRLCQLWIAEGFIQKKEVGPSNSPEVEDIADMYLDKLVERSLVQVASRRTDGGVKTCRVHDLLRDLCISESRENKFMEVCTNLDAIKCNSRRMSLQYRGELRLTEDNQSSARSLLLFGESTFWENESEGWKQIKKGFKLARVLDMNRVVLCLSPRGLKTLIHLRFLKVRASSVRIGNDVLASLCNLSNLETLYLGIEKPITLPNKIWKLKSLRHVYLDIDVYVLTEKLSVGASISRMKIGETKVKNLQTLRSIYLNARTASVLSKGMFPNLTKLTLCREVTELPEPPEKELLENSLRCLNKLRTLKLLGIAKLPLDRDAYPTSLTKITIGYFPPLDARMIKTLGQLANLRTLKLFRGGIIGDVNCVAGDFPQLQVLHLTDVQQYGRWKVDGGAMPQIRYCNDPRIL